The region CTACGTCATCATAAATATTTTTCTCATCTACGCCAATGATGCGCAGTAGCTGTTCTAAAAGCTCATGGCGATAAACAAGACGTTTTCCAATCTTCTGTCCCTTAGCTGTTAAAACAAGGCCTCGATATTTTTCATAAATTAAGTACTCATCTTTGTCTAGTTTTTGAACCATCTTCGTTACAGATGAGGGGTGAACCGCCAATGCATCAGCAATATCAGACACTCGAGCGTATCCTTTATCTTCAATTAGCATATATATTTGTTCAATATAATCTTCCATACTCGGTGTAGGCATGAAATCTCCCCCAATTAATATTATGTATTGCTATAATAAGTCATAAATGTCTGTTTCTTATAGTGATATCGTGTTCATGTTTGATAATCTATGTGAAAAAACGTGTAAATAAAGCGATGTCATAAGATAAAACTGGATAAAAGACATTCAATTAAAATCATACTACAATGCTTA is a window of Priestia aryabhattai DNA encoding:
- the mntR gene encoding transcriptional regulator MntR, which translates into the protein MPTPSMEDYIEQIYMLIEDKGYARVSDIADALAVHPSSVTKMVQKLDKDEYLIYEKYRGLVLTAKGQKIGKRLVYRHELLEQLLRIIGVDEKNIYDDVEGIEHHLSWNSIDRIGDLVQYFEENHNRIQDLRNVQKRNEEEQTL